A genomic region of Caenorhabditis elegans chromosome V contains the following coding sequences:
- the F36D4.6 gene encoding Resolvase/invertase-type recombinase catalytic domain-containing protein (Confirmed by transcript evidence), with the protein MATDNVRLERMEIGMQLLLLRMAEKDGEAEKLARAELITEANLGGQGETTQLNPLVPVSKATAEKLSNELDEVGRNRTARWSKSGRTCVVS; encoded by the exons ATGGCTACTGACAATGTGAGGCTGGAAAGGATGGAAATTGGGATGCAGTTACTGTTGCTCAGGATGGCTGAAAAGGACGGAGAAGCCGAGAAATTGGCTAGAGCTGAGCTTATCACA gaAGCAAACCTCGGCGGCCAGGGCGAGACTACTCAGCTGAATCCACTGGTTCCAGTCTCCAAAGCAACTGCTGAAAAACTTTCGAACGAGCTGGATGAGGTTGGCAGGAATCGAACAGCAAGGTGGTCAAAGTCTGGGAGAACCTGTGTAGTTTCCTGA